Proteins from a genomic interval of Denticeps clupeoides chromosome 20, fDenClu1.1, whole genome shotgun sequence:
- the trim46b gene encoding tripartite motif-containing 46b isoform X2 has product MDALARLSSGMKSMEQELQCPVCKGLVKQPVVLPCLHSVCLLCASEVLVQSGYPPPDLPPEPNSPASTPNTRSPRQARRPMPKADRIDRQLRPGFGTYPGRRRKDGPPPVMLFPCVPCGRDVELGERGLAECLRNLTLERIVERYRHTVSLGSAAVMCQFCKPSQVQEATKGCADCRANFCNECFKLYHPWGTPRAQHEHVLPTLNFRPKVLSCPEHDTERLQFYCKSCPRLLCALCKLRRIHAGHKIIPITQAYQTLKDKISKELNYILSNQDTVLSQITQLENVVTQTEVNSVSAREHLAQCVRELNGLLAERQAMLTQALEASRQKRGEALANQVAERRSLLEHAGLLAFSQELLKETDPACFVHAARSTHSRLAKAIESLQCFSLAADPSFRHFQLDVSRELKLLSDLDFIQAPLAPVIDTQRTLAYDQLFLCWRLPPDSSPAWHFSVEFRRRGVVPGGGVRGSVHGGLAAARWGWQRLEEVTGNSAVIDRLEMDSVYVLRVRGCNKAGFGEYSEEVYLHTPPAPVLNFYLDSRWGLHADRLVVSKEQRCARSVPGLSLLQAADHALTSCHLTADLLVGDVAVTQGRHYWACSVEPGSYLVKVGVGLEAKLQEWFHLPQDMASPRYDPDSGHDSGAEDALDSPPPFSFLTMGMGKIYLPSTTNSHHSGQGSGSGRDSALPNSPSSPTGVTYPLPPRLGVCLDFEKGRVTFYDAHSLRPLWEGPVDCSGPVCPAFCFIGGGALQLQELVSNRNADQTPVRRVTIQSRVTKLTN; this is encoded by the exons ATGGACGCGCTGGCTCGTTTAAGT tcTGGCATGAAGAGTATGGAGCAGGAGCTGCAGTGCCCCGTGTGTAAGGGCCTGGTGAAGCAGCCGGTGGTGCTGCCCTGCCTGCACAGCGTCTGCCTGCTGTGCGCCTCCGAGGTGCTGGTGCAGAGCGGGTACCCGCCTCCCGACCTGCCCCCCGAACCCAACTCGCCCGCCTCCACCCCAAACACCCGCTCGCCGCGCCAAGCCCGCCGGCCCATGCCCAAAGCTGACCGCATCGACCGCCAGCTACGACCTG gttttgGGACATATCCGGGGCGGCGGCGTAAGGATGGACCTCCACCTGTGATGCTGTTTCCATGCGTCCCCTGCGGTCGAGACGTGGAGCTGGGGGAGAGGGGCCTGGCTGAGTGCCTGAGAAACCTCACACTGGAGCGCATTGTGGAGAG GTACAGGCACACAGTGAGTCTGGGCAGCGCTGCGGTGATGTGCCAGTTCTGCAAACCCTCTCAGGTCCAGGAGGCCACCAAGGGCTGCGCGGACTGCCGGGCCAACTTCTGCAATGAATGCTTTAAGCTCTACCACCCCTGGGGCACGCCCCGCGCCCAGCACGAACACGTCCTGCCCACCCTCAACTTCAGGCCAAAG GTCCTTTCGTGTCCGGAACATGACACGGAGCGCCTCCAGTTCTACTGTAAGTCCTGCCCGCGGCTGCTCTGCGCCCTCTGCAAACTACGCCGCATTCACGCTGGACACAAGATTATCCCCATCACACAGGCCTACCAGACGCTGAAG GACAAAATCTCCAAGGAGCTGAACTACATCCTGTCCAATCAGGACACGGTGCTGTCCCAGATCACTCAGCTGGAGAACGTTGTTACTCAGACCGAG GTGAACAGCGTGTCTGCTCGTGAGCATCTAGCGCAGTGCGTGCGAGAGTTAAATGGGCTGCTGGCGGAGCGGCAGGCGATGCTGACCCAGGCTCTGGAGGCATCGCGGCAGAAGCGCGGAGAGGCCCTGGCCAATCAGGTGGCGGAGAGGCGGAGCCTGCTGGAGCACGCGGGGCTGCTGGCCTTCTCtcaggagctgctgaaggagACCGACCCAGCCTGCTTTGTGCACGCCGCACGGTCAACCCACAGCAG GTTGGCTAAGGCCATTGAGTCTCTGCAGTGCTTCTCTCTTGCAGCTGACCCCTCATTCCGACATTTCCAATTGGACGTTTCCAGAGAACTTAAACTGCTCAGTGACCTGGATTTCATCCAGG cccctcTGGCCCCTGTGATTGATACTCAACGCACCCTGGCCTACGACCAGCTCTTCCTGTGCTGGCGGCTTCCCCCAGACTCCTCCCCCGCCTGGCACTTCTCCGTGGAATTCCGTCGCCGCGGGGTGGTGCCAGGGGGTGGAGTCCGGGGCAGCGTCCATGGGGGATTGGCTGCTGCCCGCTGGGGCTGGCAGCGTCTGGAGGAAGTGACAGGCAACAGTGCTGTGATTGACAGGCTGGAGATGGACAGTGTATACGTGCTGAGGGTGCGAGGCTGCAACAAGGCGGGCTTTGGGGAATACAGTGAAGAGGTGTACCTCCACACGCCCCCGGCTCCGG TGCTGAACTTCTACCTGGACTCCCGGTGGGGTCTCCACGCCGACCGCCTGGTGGTGAGTAAAGAGCAGCGGTGTGCGCGGAGTGTGCCTGGCCTGTCGCTGCTGCAGGCAGCTGACCACGCCCTGACTTCCTGCCACCTGACTGCTGACCTGCTGGTGGGGGATGTTGCTGTCACACAGGGCCGCCATTACTGGGCGTGTTCTGTGGAGCCCGGGTCCTACCTGGTGAAG GTTGGTGTGGGCCTGGAAGCCAAGCTGCAGGAGTGGTTTCACCTGCCCCAGGACATGGCCAGCCCACG CTATGACCCAGACAGTGGGCACGACAGTGGGGCCGAGGATGCCCTGGATTCCCCTCCACCCTTCAGCTTTCTCACCATGGGGATGGGTAAAATCTACCTGCCGTCGACCACCAACTCTCACCACAGCGGCCAGGGGAGTGGTTCTGGTCGCGACTCCGCCCTCCCCAACAGCCCCTCGTCCCCCACTGGTGTCACCTATCCCTTGCCTCCAAGGCTGGGGGTGTGTCTGGACTTTGAAAAGGGCCGGGTCACCTTTTACGATGCCCACTCGCTCCGCCCTTTATGGGAGGGGCCAGTAGACTGCTCCGGCCCTGTGTGCCCGGCTTTCTGCTTCATTGGAGGCGGAGCTCTGCAGCTGCAAGAGCTGGTGTCCAATCGTAATGCGGACCAGACACCTGTCAGGAGGGTCACCATCCAGTCCCGGGTCACCAAGCTGACTAACTGA
- the trim46b gene encoding tripartite motif-containing 46b isoform X1, with protein sequence MKPEGRATQDRHSAPDARKSGMKSMEQELQCPVCKGLVKQPVVLPCLHSVCLLCASEVLVQSGYPPPDLPPEPNSPASTPNTRSPRQARRPMPKADRIDRQLRPGFGTYPGRRRKDGPPPVMLFPCVPCGRDVELGERGLAECLRNLTLERIVERYRHTVSLGSAAVMCQFCKPSQVQEATKGCADCRANFCNECFKLYHPWGTPRAQHEHVLPTLNFRPKVLSCPEHDTERLQFYCKSCPRLLCALCKLRRIHAGHKIIPITQAYQTLKDKISKELNYILSNQDTVLSQITQLENVVTQTEVNSVSAREHLAQCVRELNGLLAERQAMLTQALEASRQKRGEALANQVAERRSLLEHAGLLAFSQELLKETDPACFVHAARSTHSRLAKAIESLQCFSLAADPSFRHFQLDVSRELKLLSDLDFIQAPLAPVIDTQRTLAYDQLFLCWRLPPDSSPAWHFSVEFRRRGVVPGGGVRGSVHGGLAAARWGWQRLEEVTGNSAVIDRLEMDSVYVLRVRGCNKAGFGEYSEEVYLHTPPAPVLNFYLDSRWGLHADRLVVSKEQRCARSVPGLSLLQAADHALTSCHLTADLLVGDVAVTQGRHYWACSVEPGSYLVKVGVGLEAKLQEWFHLPQDMASPRYDPDSGHDSGAEDALDSPPPFSFLTMGMGKIYLPSTTNSHHSGQGSGSGRDSALPNSPSSPTGVTYPLPPRLGVCLDFEKGRVTFYDAHSLRPLWEGPVDCSGPVCPAFCFIGGGALQLQELVSNRNADQTPVRRVTIQSRVTKLTN encoded by the exons ATGAAGCCGGAGGGACGAGCGACGCAGGACCGTCACTCCGCGCCGGACGCGAGAAAG tcTGGCATGAAGAGTATGGAGCAGGAGCTGCAGTGCCCCGTGTGTAAGGGCCTGGTGAAGCAGCCGGTGGTGCTGCCCTGCCTGCACAGCGTCTGCCTGCTGTGCGCCTCCGAGGTGCTGGTGCAGAGCGGGTACCCGCCTCCCGACCTGCCCCCCGAACCCAACTCGCCCGCCTCCACCCCAAACACCCGCTCGCCGCGCCAAGCCCGCCGGCCCATGCCCAAAGCTGACCGCATCGACCGCCAGCTACGACCTG gttttgGGACATATCCGGGGCGGCGGCGTAAGGATGGACCTCCACCTGTGATGCTGTTTCCATGCGTCCCCTGCGGTCGAGACGTGGAGCTGGGGGAGAGGGGCCTGGCTGAGTGCCTGAGAAACCTCACACTGGAGCGCATTGTGGAGAG GTACAGGCACACAGTGAGTCTGGGCAGCGCTGCGGTGATGTGCCAGTTCTGCAAACCCTCTCAGGTCCAGGAGGCCACCAAGGGCTGCGCGGACTGCCGGGCCAACTTCTGCAATGAATGCTTTAAGCTCTACCACCCCTGGGGCACGCCCCGCGCCCAGCACGAACACGTCCTGCCCACCCTCAACTTCAGGCCAAAG GTCCTTTCGTGTCCGGAACATGACACGGAGCGCCTCCAGTTCTACTGTAAGTCCTGCCCGCGGCTGCTCTGCGCCCTCTGCAAACTACGCCGCATTCACGCTGGACACAAGATTATCCCCATCACACAGGCCTACCAGACGCTGAAG GACAAAATCTCCAAGGAGCTGAACTACATCCTGTCCAATCAGGACACGGTGCTGTCCCAGATCACTCAGCTGGAGAACGTTGTTACTCAGACCGAG GTGAACAGCGTGTCTGCTCGTGAGCATCTAGCGCAGTGCGTGCGAGAGTTAAATGGGCTGCTGGCGGAGCGGCAGGCGATGCTGACCCAGGCTCTGGAGGCATCGCGGCAGAAGCGCGGAGAGGCCCTGGCCAATCAGGTGGCGGAGAGGCGGAGCCTGCTGGAGCACGCGGGGCTGCTGGCCTTCTCtcaggagctgctgaaggagACCGACCCAGCCTGCTTTGTGCACGCCGCACGGTCAACCCACAGCAG GTTGGCTAAGGCCATTGAGTCTCTGCAGTGCTTCTCTCTTGCAGCTGACCCCTCATTCCGACATTTCCAATTGGACGTTTCCAGAGAACTTAAACTGCTCAGTGACCTGGATTTCATCCAGG cccctcTGGCCCCTGTGATTGATACTCAACGCACCCTGGCCTACGACCAGCTCTTCCTGTGCTGGCGGCTTCCCCCAGACTCCTCCCCCGCCTGGCACTTCTCCGTGGAATTCCGTCGCCGCGGGGTGGTGCCAGGGGGTGGAGTCCGGGGCAGCGTCCATGGGGGATTGGCTGCTGCCCGCTGGGGCTGGCAGCGTCTGGAGGAAGTGACAGGCAACAGTGCTGTGATTGACAGGCTGGAGATGGACAGTGTATACGTGCTGAGGGTGCGAGGCTGCAACAAGGCGGGCTTTGGGGAATACAGTGAAGAGGTGTACCTCCACACGCCCCCGGCTCCGG TGCTGAACTTCTACCTGGACTCCCGGTGGGGTCTCCACGCCGACCGCCTGGTGGTGAGTAAAGAGCAGCGGTGTGCGCGGAGTGTGCCTGGCCTGTCGCTGCTGCAGGCAGCTGACCACGCCCTGACTTCCTGCCACCTGACTGCTGACCTGCTGGTGGGGGATGTTGCTGTCACACAGGGCCGCCATTACTGGGCGTGTTCTGTGGAGCCCGGGTCCTACCTGGTGAAG GTTGGTGTGGGCCTGGAAGCCAAGCTGCAGGAGTGGTTTCACCTGCCCCAGGACATGGCCAGCCCACG CTATGACCCAGACAGTGGGCACGACAGTGGGGCCGAGGATGCCCTGGATTCCCCTCCACCCTTCAGCTTTCTCACCATGGGGATGGGTAAAATCTACCTGCCGTCGACCACCAACTCTCACCACAGCGGCCAGGGGAGTGGTTCTGGTCGCGACTCCGCCCTCCCCAACAGCCCCTCGTCCCCCACTGGTGTCACCTATCCCTTGCCTCCAAGGCTGGGGGTGTGTCTGGACTTTGAAAAGGGCCGGGTCACCTTTTACGATGCCCACTCGCTCCGCCCTTTATGGGAGGGGCCAGTAGACTGCTCCGGCCCTGTGTGCCCGGCTTTCTGCTTCATTGGAGGCGGAGCTCTGCAGCTGCAAGAGCTGGTGTCCAATCGTAATGCGGACCAGACACCTGTCAGGAGGGTCACCATCCAGTCCCGGGTCACCAAGCTGACTAACTGA
- the trim46b gene encoding tripartite motif-containing 46b isoform X3 codes for MAPGCQVKSGMKSMEQELQCPVCKGLVKQPVVLPCLHSVCLLCASEVLVQSGYPPPDLPPEPNSPASTPNTRSPRQARRPMPKADRIDRQLRPGFGTYPGRRRKDGPPPVMLFPCVPCGRDVELGERGLAECLRNLTLERIVERYRHTVSLGSAAVMCQFCKPSQVQEATKGCADCRANFCNECFKLYHPWGTPRAQHEHVLPTLNFRPKVLSCPEHDTERLQFYCKSCPRLLCALCKLRRIHAGHKIIPITQAYQTLKDKISKELNYILSNQDTVLSQITQLENVVTQTEVNSVSAREHLAQCVRELNGLLAERQAMLTQALEASRQKRGEALANQVAERRSLLEHAGLLAFSQELLKETDPACFVHAARSTHSRLAKAIESLQCFSLAADPSFRHFQLDVSRELKLLSDLDFIQAPLAPVIDTQRTLAYDQLFLCWRLPPDSSPAWHFSVEFRRRGVVPGGGVRGSVHGGLAAARWGWQRLEEVTGNSAVIDRLEMDSVYVLRVRGCNKAGFGEYSEEVYLHTPPAPVLNFYLDSRWGLHADRLVVSKEQRCARSVPGLSLLQAADHALTSCHLTADLLVGDVAVTQGRHYWACSVEPGSYLVKVGVGLEAKLQEWFHLPQDMASPRYDPDSGHDSGAEDALDSPPPFSFLTMGMGKIYLPSTTNSHHSGQGSGSGRDSALPNSPSSPTGVTYPLPPRLGVCLDFEKGRVTFYDAHSLRPLWEGPVDCSGPVCPAFCFIGGGALQLQELVSNRNADQTPVRRVTIQSRVTKLTN; via the exons ATGGCGCCCGGATGCCAGGTGAAG tcTGGCATGAAGAGTATGGAGCAGGAGCTGCAGTGCCCCGTGTGTAAGGGCCTGGTGAAGCAGCCGGTGGTGCTGCCCTGCCTGCACAGCGTCTGCCTGCTGTGCGCCTCCGAGGTGCTGGTGCAGAGCGGGTACCCGCCTCCCGACCTGCCCCCCGAACCCAACTCGCCCGCCTCCACCCCAAACACCCGCTCGCCGCGCCAAGCCCGCCGGCCCATGCCCAAAGCTGACCGCATCGACCGCCAGCTACGACCTG gttttgGGACATATCCGGGGCGGCGGCGTAAGGATGGACCTCCACCTGTGATGCTGTTTCCATGCGTCCCCTGCGGTCGAGACGTGGAGCTGGGGGAGAGGGGCCTGGCTGAGTGCCTGAGAAACCTCACACTGGAGCGCATTGTGGAGAG GTACAGGCACACAGTGAGTCTGGGCAGCGCTGCGGTGATGTGCCAGTTCTGCAAACCCTCTCAGGTCCAGGAGGCCACCAAGGGCTGCGCGGACTGCCGGGCCAACTTCTGCAATGAATGCTTTAAGCTCTACCACCCCTGGGGCACGCCCCGCGCCCAGCACGAACACGTCCTGCCCACCCTCAACTTCAGGCCAAAG GTCCTTTCGTGTCCGGAACATGACACGGAGCGCCTCCAGTTCTACTGTAAGTCCTGCCCGCGGCTGCTCTGCGCCCTCTGCAAACTACGCCGCATTCACGCTGGACACAAGATTATCCCCATCACACAGGCCTACCAGACGCTGAAG GACAAAATCTCCAAGGAGCTGAACTACATCCTGTCCAATCAGGACACGGTGCTGTCCCAGATCACTCAGCTGGAGAACGTTGTTACTCAGACCGAG GTGAACAGCGTGTCTGCTCGTGAGCATCTAGCGCAGTGCGTGCGAGAGTTAAATGGGCTGCTGGCGGAGCGGCAGGCGATGCTGACCCAGGCTCTGGAGGCATCGCGGCAGAAGCGCGGAGAGGCCCTGGCCAATCAGGTGGCGGAGAGGCGGAGCCTGCTGGAGCACGCGGGGCTGCTGGCCTTCTCtcaggagctgctgaaggagACCGACCCAGCCTGCTTTGTGCACGCCGCACGGTCAACCCACAGCAG GTTGGCTAAGGCCATTGAGTCTCTGCAGTGCTTCTCTCTTGCAGCTGACCCCTCATTCCGACATTTCCAATTGGACGTTTCCAGAGAACTTAAACTGCTCAGTGACCTGGATTTCATCCAGG cccctcTGGCCCCTGTGATTGATACTCAACGCACCCTGGCCTACGACCAGCTCTTCCTGTGCTGGCGGCTTCCCCCAGACTCCTCCCCCGCCTGGCACTTCTCCGTGGAATTCCGTCGCCGCGGGGTGGTGCCAGGGGGTGGAGTCCGGGGCAGCGTCCATGGGGGATTGGCTGCTGCCCGCTGGGGCTGGCAGCGTCTGGAGGAAGTGACAGGCAACAGTGCTGTGATTGACAGGCTGGAGATGGACAGTGTATACGTGCTGAGGGTGCGAGGCTGCAACAAGGCGGGCTTTGGGGAATACAGTGAAGAGGTGTACCTCCACACGCCCCCGGCTCCGG TGCTGAACTTCTACCTGGACTCCCGGTGGGGTCTCCACGCCGACCGCCTGGTGGTGAGTAAAGAGCAGCGGTGTGCGCGGAGTGTGCCTGGCCTGTCGCTGCTGCAGGCAGCTGACCACGCCCTGACTTCCTGCCACCTGACTGCTGACCTGCTGGTGGGGGATGTTGCTGTCACACAGGGCCGCCATTACTGGGCGTGTTCTGTGGAGCCCGGGTCCTACCTGGTGAAG GTTGGTGTGGGCCTGGAAGCCAAGCTGCAGGAGTGGTTTCACCTGCCCCAGGACATGGCCAGCCCACG CTATGACCCAGACAGTGGGCACGACAGTGGGGCCGAGGATGCCCTGGATTCCCCTCCACCCTTCAGCTTTCTCACCATGGGGATGGGTAAAATCTACCTGCCGTCGACCACCAACTCTCACCACAGCGGCCAGGGGAGTGGTTCTGGTCGCGACTCCGCCCTCCCCAACAGCCCCTCGTCCCCCACTGGTGTCACCTATCCCTTGCCTCCAAGGCTGGGGGTGTGTCTGGACTTTGAAAAGGGCCGGGTCACCTTTTACGATGCCCACTCGCTCCGCCCTTTATGGGAGGGGCCAGTAGACTGCTCCGGCCCTGTGTGCCCGGCTTTCTGCTTCATTGGAGGCGGAGCTCTGCAGCTGCAAGAGCTGGTGTCCAATCGTAATGCGGACCAGACACCTGTCAGGAGGGTCACCATCCAGTCCCGGGTCACCAAGCTGACTAACTGA
- the trim46b gene encoding tripartite motif-containing 46b isoform X4, translating into MKPEGRATQDRHSAPDARKSGMKSMEQELQCPVCKGLVKQPVVLPCLHSVCLLCASEVLVQSGYPPPDLPPEPNSPASTPNTRSPRQARRPMPKADRIDRQLRPGFGTYPGRRRKDGPPPVMLFPCVPCGRDVELGERGLAECLRNLTLERIVERYRHTVSLGSAAVMCQFCKPSQVQEATKGCADCRANFCNECFKLYHPWGTPRAQHEHVLPTLNFRPKVLSCPEHDTERLQFYCKSCPRLLCALCKLRRIHAGHKIIPITQAYQTLKDKISKELNYILSNQDTVLSQITQLENVVTQTEVNSVSAREHLAQCVRELNGLLAERQAMLTQALEASRQKRGEALANQVAERRSLLEHAGLLAFSQELLKETDPACFVHAARSTHSRLAKAIESLQCFSLAADPSFRHFQLDVSRELKLLSDLDFIQAPLAPVIDTQRTLAYDQLFLCWRLPPDSSPAWHFSVEFRRRGVVPGGGVRGSVHGGLAAARWGWQRLEEVTGNSAVIDRLEMDSVYVLRVRGCNKAGFGEYSEEVYLHTPPAPVPDIHSCASVPSFPPLYTASCSRPCSSQSRFRFSLFLSSVTFRFRFAFNIFFFFFFDVVLVLMIPALTFAFPCSFQKTNPHIYTHTHTHTHTHTHTHTHTHTHTHSSLFSQFIMAPNNIFMLFMQISWK; encoded by the exons ATGAAGCCGGAGGGACGAGCGACGCAGGACCGTCACTCCGCGCCGGACGCGAGAAAG tcTGGCATGAAGAGTATGGAGCAGGAGCTGCAGTGCCCCGTGTGTAAGGGCCTGGTGAAGCAGCCGGTGGTGCTGCCCTGCCTGCACAGCGTCTGCCTGCTGTGCGCCTCCGAGGTGCTGGTGCAGAGCGGGTACCCGCCTCCCGACCTGCCCCCCGAACCCAACTCGCCCGCCTCCACCCCAAACACCCGCTCGCCGCGCCAAGCCCGCCGGCCCATGCCCAAAGCTGACCGCATCGACCGCCAGCTACGACCTG gttttgGGACATATCCGGGGCGGCGGCGTAAGGATGGACCTCCACCTGTGATGCTGTTTCCATGCGTCCCCTGCGGTCGAGACGTGGAGCTGGGGGAGAGGGGCCTGGCTGAGTGCCTGAGAAACCTCACACTGGAGCGCATTGTGGAGAG GTACAGGCACACAGTGAGTCTGGGCAGCGCTGCGGTGATGTGCCAGTTCTGCAAACCCTCTCAGGTCCAGGAGGCCACCAAGGGCTGCGCGGACTGCCGGGCCAACTTCTGCAATGAATGCTTTAAGCTCTACCACCCCTGGGGCACGCCCCGCGCCCAGCACGAACACGTCCTGCCCACCCTCAACTTCAGGCCAAAG GTCCTTTCGTGTCCGGAACATGACACGGAGCGCCTCCAGTTCTACTGTAAGTCCTGCCCGCGGCTGCTCTGCGCCCTCTGCAAACTACGCCGCATTCACGCTGGACACAAGATTATCCCCATCACACAGGCCTACCAGACGCTGAAG GACAAAATCTCCAAGGAGCTGAACTACATCCTGTCCAATCAGGACACGGTGCTGTCCCAGATCACTCAGCTGGAGAACGTTGTTACTCAGACCGAG GTGAACAGCGTGTCTGCTCGTGAGCATCTAGCGCAGTGCGTGCGAGAGTTAAATGGGCTGCTGGCGGAGCGGCAGGCGATGCTGACCCAGGCTCTGGAGGCATCGCGGCAGAAGCGCGGAGAGGCCCTGGCCAATCAGGTGGCGGAGAGGCGGAGCCTGCTGGAGCACGCGGGGCTGCTGGCCTTCTCtcaggagctgctgaaggagACCGACCCAGCCTGCTTTGTGCACGCCGCACGGTCAACCCACAGCAG GTTGGCTAAGGCCATTGAGTCTCTGCAGTGCTTCTCTCTTGCAGCTGACCCCTCATTCCGACATTTCCAATTGGACGTTTCCAGAGAACTTAAACTGCTCAGTGACCTGGATTTCATCCAGG cccctcTGGCCCCTGTGATTGATACTCAACGCACCCTGGCCTACGACCAGCTCTTCCTGTGCTGGCGGCTTCCCCCAGACTCCTCCCCCGCCTGGCACTTCTCCGTGGAATTCCGTCGCCGCGGGGTGGTGCCAGGGGGTGGAGTCCGGGGCAGCGTCCATGGGGGATTGGCTGCTGCCCGCTGGGGCTGGCAGCGTCTGGAGGAAGTGACAGGCAACAGTGCTGTGATTGACAGGCTGGAGATGGACAGTGTATACGTGCTGAGGGTGCGAGGCTGCAACAAGGCGGGCTTTGGGGAATACAGTGAAGAGGTGTACCTCCACACGCCCCCGGCTCCGG TTCCTGACATCCACTCGTGTGCTTCAGTTCCCTCTTTCCCACCCCTCTATACAGCATCCTGCTCTCGGCCATGTTCTTCTCAGTCTCGCTTTCGGTTCAGTCTTTTCCTCTCTTCTGTGACGTTTCGGTTCCGTTTTgcattcaacattttttttttttttttttttgatgttgtgCTGGTTTTGATGATACCAGCTCTCACGTTTGCATTTCCATGctcatttcaaaaaacaaatccacatatatacacacacacacacacacacacacacacacacacacacacacacacacacacacacacacacacacacagttcactgttttcacaatttattatggcaccaaacaacattttcatgctTTTCATGCAGATTAGTTGGAAGTAA